From a single Plutella xylostella chromosome 5, ilPluXylo3.1, whole genome shotgun sequence genomic region:
- the LOC105386028 gene encoding uncharacterized protein LOC105386028 → MAEEESVNKRPRRAFSSTEKLMMLNMFNSFKTASPSASHNEICKTVASSMGVSWTSIYRVISEKKTNANLRSPKKKKTRLTVCDKIDDFTKCAIRRIIHSFFLRNEIPTLDKVLSKIEEDGSLGSFKRTSLHLIIREIGFKFSKRCRNSMLTDRDDIFFWRRNYLRDIVKAREVGKNIYYLDETWINEGHTMPKVWSDTTITSARAAFMSGLSTGLKNPSGKGKRLIITHVGSEDGFVEGALLVFESKKDGDYHKEMNSDTFENWFKGMIEKLPENSVIVMDNASYH, encoded by the exons ATGGCAGAAGAAGAATCTGTTAACAAAAGGCCTAGACGGGCCTTTTCGTCAACTGAGAAGTTAATGATGTTGAACATGTTCAATTCTTTCAAGACTGCTTCGCCGTCTGCATCACACAATGAAATATGCAAAACTGTCGCAAGTTCAATGGGAGTAAGTTGGACTTCGATTTATAGAGTAATCTCGGAAAAAAAAACCAATGCGAATCTAAGGTCcccaaagaagaaaaaaacacgCCTCACTGTTTGTGACAAAATTGATGATTTCACCAAATGTGCGATTCGACGAATAATCCACAGTTTCTTTTTAAGAAACGAAATTCCAACCCTCGACAAAGTTCTATCAAAAATTGAAGAAGATGGATCATTGGGGAGTTTTAAAAGAACTTCTTTGCACCTAATTATTCGAGAAATTGGATTCAAATTTAGTAAAAGATGTCGAAACAGTATGTTGACTGACAGGGATGATATCTTTTTTTGGCGAAGAAATTATTTGAGAGATATTGTAAAGGCAAGAGAagttggaaaaaatatttattatttggatGAAACCTGGATAAATGAAGGCCATACAATGCCCAAAGTTTGGTCTGATACAACAATAACCAGCGCACGTGCAGCATTTATGTCTGGATTGTCAACCGGCTTAAAAAATCCCtcag GAAAGGGCAAACGACTTATCATAACACATGTTGGGAGTGAAGACGGTTTCGTGGAAGGAGCATTGCTTGTATTCGAGTCAAAGAAAGACGGTGACTACCATAAGGAAATGAATTCCGATACATTTGAAAATTGGTTCAAAGGAATGATAGAAAAACTGCCAGAAAATTCAGTTATTGTCATGGATAATGCTTCATACCACTAA